From Cryobacterium sp. GrIS_2_6:
ATCACCGGGATCATCACGGCCGTGCGCCGCGATCTCCGCACGCTCGTCGTCGCCGTCGTCGTCGCCCTGGGGGCCGTCGTCACGACCCAGGTCCTCAAGGACATCCTGCTCACCCGTCCCGATCTCGGGGTCGACGGTTACGCCGGTAACTCGTTCCCGTCCGGGCATACGACGGTCGCCGCGGCATCCGCTCTTGCCGTGTTCCTCGTCTCGAGCCCGCGGACCCGCTGGCTCGCCGCACTGCTCGGCTCGGCGTTCGCGGCCGTCGCGGGAGTCTCGACGCTCGCGAATGGCTGGCACCGCCCGAGCGACGTCATCGCCGGGTTCCTGGTCGTCGCGGTCTGGGGCTGCGCGGGCGGCATCGCGCTCCGGGTGTGGGGCGCATCGCCCCGCCGCCCGCGACCGCGCAGGCCGGCACGCCGGTTCGCGGCGGGGAACGCCGACCCGGACGCGGAGACCGGTCCGATGGCCCCGACCCGCGGGACGCCCGCGATCGGGTACCGCACCCAGCTCTGGTTCGTCGTGCCGTTCTGCCTGGTCGCGTCCGCGGCGTTCCTCGTGACGTTCTTCGGCGCGTCGGGCCCGAACAGCGAGGCTGTCATCGCCTACGTCGGCGGGGTCGCGGCGATCTGCGCCGCCGGATCCCTCGTCGCGTTAGTCGCAACCCACCTCTTCGACCGCCTGCCCTGACCGTCGGCCGTCGGCATCCGTCGCCGGGCACCTCCACCGAGCGGATGCCGTCCTCCCGTCGTCCCCTCGTCTCGCGACCGCGCCCGCGCCCGTTTCGGCAGCCCGCGCCGCCTTGTCCTCGCGCCCGCGCCGGTTTCGGCAGCCCGCGCCTGCCGTTTCGGGCGCGCCGTGCGGAAACCGGCGCGGGTATCCGTCGGCTGCGGGGCACCCGACCGGTCATGCGGTCCGGCGCGAATCGTCCGGCGCTCAGGCGCCGATCAGGACGAGCACGTGATACACGACGTAGGCCGGCCAAACGATCGCCTGGAGCAGCCCGAGGATCACGCCCCAGAAGGTGCCGCTCGAGACCGAGACGAAGTAGATCGCCGCTCCGATGTAGGCCAGGAAGAGTACGAAGCCCCACGGCCCGTCCCGCACGATCACCCGTCCACGTCCGTTCATGGCCATCAGCTCCTCTGATCCCGCACGCCCCGGCGACTGTCCTTTGGGCATCAGGCTAGCCCGAGTGCCGTCAGCGCGACACGGGGCGGCCGCGCCGGTTTCGGCAGGCCGCGCCCGCCGTTGCGGGTGCGGCCTGCGAAAGTGGGTGCGGGCGCGCGTGGCGGGCGGCGGCATCCGCCGTTGCGGGTGCGGCCTGCGGATCTGGGCGCGGGCGCGCGTCCCGCGCGCGACTAGAGCTTGTGGATGTTCGTGCGGGCCAGCTGCACGGCCTCGCCGACGCCGCCGTTCAGCACGACGCGGGACAGGGCGAGCGCGAAACCGCGCACCTGTGCCCCGGTGATCGTCGGCGGCATGCTCAGGGCGAGGGGGTCGGTGACGAGGTCGACGAGCGCGGGCCCGTTGTGCTCGAAGGCGCGCTCCAGCGCACCACGGATGTCGGCGGGAACCTCGACCCGCTGGCCGTAGATGCCGAGGGCGTTGGCGACGGCGGCGTAGTCGACGGCTGGAACGTCGACGCCGAAGTCGGGGTAGCCGTCGACGAGCATCTCGAGCTTGACCATGCCGAGGGTCGAGTTGTTGAACACGACGATCTTCACCGGCAGGTTCTGCGCGGCGACGGTGACGAGCTCGCCGAGAAGCATCGAGAGCCCACCGTCGCCGGACAGAGTGACGACCTGGCGCCCCGGGTTGCTCGCCTGGGCGCCGATCGCCTGGGGGAGCGCGTTGGCCATCGATCCGTGCAGGAGTGAGGCGAGCATCCGCCTGCGCCCGTTCGGGTTGATGTACCGGGCTGCCCAGACGTTGCACATGCCGGTGTCTGCGATGAAGACGGCGTCGTCTGCGGCGACCTCGTCGAGGATCGAGGCCGCGTACTCGGGGTGGATAGGCGTGCGCTTCTCGACGTTGCGCGGGTTGCCGTCGACCTTGTGCATGAGCTGTTCGTGGTGCTTGAGGGTCTTCTCGAGGAAGCGCCGGTCGGCGGTGCGGGTGATCAGCGGGGTGACCGCGGCGAGTGTCGCCGCGACGTCCCCGTGCACAGGCACGGTGACGTTCGTGCGCCGACCGATGTGTTCCGCACGGATGTCCACCTGCGCGATGACGACATCCGTGCCGTCGGGCAGGAATTGCGAATACGGGAAGTCGGTGCCGAGCAGGATGAGCAGGTCGGCGTCGTGCATGCCGTCGTGGGCGGCGCCGTAGCCGATCAGGCCGGTCATGCCGACGTCGAAGGGGTTGTCGTACTGGATCCACTCCTTGCCTCGCAGGGAGTGTCCCATCGGGGCGGCGAGCAGGTCGGCGAAGGCGACGACGTCGTCGTGGGCACCGGCGACGCCGATCCCGGCGAAGATCGCGATCTGGCGGGCGTTGTTGATGGCGTCGGCGAGGCGCTGCACATCGGCGGGAGACGGCACGAGCGTGCCGCGCTTGGTCAGGGTGATGGTCGGCGCGGTGCCGAGGGAGGGCAGCTCGGCGATGTCACCGGGGAGGGTGATGACGGCGACGCCGCCGAGGCCGATGGCGTGGCGCATGGCTATGCTCACGACGCGTGGGGCCTGTCCGGCGGAGCTGATGAGTTCGCAGTAGTTGGAGCACTCGACGAAGAGACGGTCGGGGTGGGTCTCCTGGAAGAAGGAGCTGCCGATCTGGGCGCTCGGGATGTGGCTCGCGATCGCGAGCACGGGTGCCCCAGAGCGGTGGGCGTCGTAGAGGCCGTTGATGAGATGCAGGTTGCCCGGTCCACAGCTGCCGGCACAGACCGCGAGTTCACCGGTGAGTTGCGCCTCGGCGCCGGCCGCGAAGGCCGCGGCCTCCTCATTGCGCACGTGCACCCAGTCGATGCCGCCGTTCGCGGAGCCGCCGCTGCGCCGTACGGCGTCGACGATCGGGTTGAGGCTGTCGCCGACGATGCCGTAGATGCGGCGCACCCCGGCTTCGATGAGCTGGGCGATGATCTGGTCGGCGACGGTCGTGGCCACGGGACTCCCTCGGATAGGCGGACACCGGCCCGCGGTTGGCGACGCGCGTCCCCGTTGCCTCACGCCACATTCCAGCCTAGGCATCACTCCGCGCCAGGGAACGGCGCCCAGCGGATTCACTGCCGGCACCCAGTTTCGGGAGGCGGGCATCCGTCGGCGGTTGCCGCCGCCCGCGAAAATGGGGGGTGTGCCTCGCAGGGCCGCGTGTAACACTGGGGCTATGTCCGTCACTCTGAGAGCGTTGCAGACCGTCGTCCCGTCCACCGTGCTGATCCAGGACGAGGTGCGGGACGTGTTCGCGTCCCAGCCGGGACTGAGCAGGCTGGGGAAGAGGCTCGTGACGGCATCGTTCAATCTCTCGGGAATCGAGCGCCGCCACACCGTGATCGACGAGCTGACCCTGGACTCGGACGTCGCCGATCCCCAATTCTTCGACGCGGCAACCCAGACCCTCCTGGTCCCGAGCACACGAGTGCGCAACGAGCTCTACATCACCGAGGCGACCAAGCTCTTCGTCGAGGCGGGTCGGCGTGCGCTTGCTGCGTGCCCCGGCATCGAGGCCGCAGACGTGACCCACGTCGTGACCGTCTCCTGCACCGGCTTCTATGCGCCCGGCCCCGACTATATGCTCGTGCGGGAATTGGGACTCAAGCCCACGACCCAGAGATATCACCTCGGCTTCATGGGCTGCTATGCCTCGATGCCCGCGCTGCGGACCGCAAAGCAGTTCGTCGAGGCCGACCCGAACGCTGTGGTGCTCGTCGTCAGTGCCGAACTGTGTTCGCTCCACCTGCGTACGTCGGACGACCCCGACACGATCGTCGCCTCGTCGCTGTTCTCGGATGGTGCGGCCGCGGGAATCGTGAGTTCGCGCGCCCCGGCGCCGGGCGAGAACGCCCTCAGCCTCGACCTCTTCGAGACGGTGATCACCCCCGTCGGCGAGGGCGACATGGCCTGGAAGATCGGCGACGAGGGTTTCGAGATGGTGCTCAGCAGCTACGTTCCGCACATCATCGACCAGCACATCGAGGGCGCTCTCGCTCCGCTCTTCGCGAAGGACCCCGGGCTCGCTGCCGCCGTCGCGGCGCTCGGCGAGACCATGCCGATCGAGGAATTCGCCGACGAGGTCGAAGTCCTGGCCGAGGTGGCCGCTGCGACGGAGCTCGCGGAACTCGCCACCTCAACGGAACTGACCGAAGCGACCGAGTTGGCGGAGCTCGCGGGCCTGCTCGCGGTGCAGGGTTCGCCCGGGGAGCCGGGTGTGCTCGGCGAGGCAGGTTCTGCGGCCGGGTCGGTTGCCACGCTCGCGGTCCCGGTGGACGCGCCGGAGGCATCCGCTGGCCCCAAGCTCACGACGGAAACCACGACGGAGCCCGCGATCGTGCCGGCCCTGAACCTCAGCACGGCGATCGCGCACTGGGCGATCCACCCGGGCGGGCGCAGCATCCTCGACAAGACCGAGGCCAAGCTCGGGCTGAGCGAGGCGCAGCTCGTGCCGTCGCGGGAGACCCTGCGCTCCTATGGCAACATGAGCAGCGCGACGATCCTCTTCGTGCTGAAGGCGATCCTGGACGCCCCGGACACCGCGGACGGTGAGCGGCTCTGCGCCATGGCGTTCGGACCGGGGCTCACGGTCGAGTCCGGCCTGATGACTGTGGTGCGCGGCTGACGCGGTTGGCGCGATCGCCGTTGGTCCCGATGTTGCCGTTCCTCCGCCGGCGGGCGAGTGACGCGGTAGAGC
This genomic window contains:
- a CDS encoding phosphatase PAP2 family protein, whose amino-acid sequence is MLSTTGFLRYLGGAIVASAVFVALYLFFVRTLHGQTMDQLAYDGSIFGRRSVTVVTQQVLDQVPTVSVVAGAVITGIITAVRRDLRTLVVAVVVALGAVVTTQVLKDILLTRPDLGVDGYAGNSFPSGHTTVAAASALAVFLVSSPRTRWLAALLGSAFAAVAGVSTLANGWHRPSDVIAGFLVVAVWGCAGGIALRVWGASPRRPRPRRPARRFAAGNADPDAETGPMAPTRGTPAIGYRTQLWFVVPFCLVASAAFLVTFFGASGPNSEAVIAYVGGVAAICAAGSLVALVATHLFDRLP
- a CDS encoding pyruvate dehydrogenase, producing MATTVADQIIAQLIEAGVRRIYGIVGDSLNPIVDAVRRSGGSANGGIDWVHVRNEEAAAFAAGAEAQLTGELAVCAGSCGPGNLHLINGLYDAHRSGAPVLAIASHIPSAQIGSSFFQETHPDRLFVECSNYCELISSAGQAPRVVSIAMRHAIGLGGVAVITLPGDIAELPSLGTAPTITLTKRGTLVPSPADVQRLADAINNARQIAIFAGIGVAGAHDDVVAFADLLAAPMGHSLRGKEWIQYDNPFDVGMTGLIGYGAAHDGMHDADLLILLGTDFPYSQFLPDGTDVVIAQVDIRAEHIGRRTNVTVPVHGDVAATLAAVTPLITRTADRRFLEKTLKHHEQLMHKVDGNPRNVEKRTPIHPEYAASILDEVAADDAVFIADTGMCNVWAARYINPNGRRRMLASLLHGSMANALPQAIGAQASNPGRQVVTLSGDGGLSMLLGELVTVAAQNLPVKIVVFNNSTLGMVKLEMLVDGYPDFGVDVPAVDYAAVANALGIYGQRVEVPADIRGALERAFEHNGPALVDLVTDPLALSMPPTITGAQVRGFALALSRVVLNGGVGEAVQLARTNIHKL
- a CDS encoding type III polyketide synthase is translated as MGGVPRRAACNTGAMSVTLRALQTVVPSTVLIQDEVRDVFASQPGLSRLGKRLVTASFNLSGIERRHTVIDELTLDSDVADPQFFDAATQTLLVPSTRVRNELYITEATKLFVEAGRRALAACPGIEAADVTHVVTVSCTGFYAPGPDYMLVRELGLKPTTQRYHLGFMGCYASMPALRTAKQFVEADPNAVVLVVSAELCSLHLRTSDDPDTIVASSLFSDGAAAGIVSSRAPAPGENALSLDLFETVITPVGEGDMAWKIGDEGFEMVLSSYVPHIIDQHIEGALAPLFAKDPGLAAAVAALGETMPIEEFADEVEVLAEVAAATELAELATSTELTEATELAELAGLLAVQGSPGEPGVLGEAGSAAGSVATLAVPVDAPEASAGPKLTTETTTEPAIVPALNLSTAIAHWAIHPGGRSILDKTEAKLGLSEAQLVPSRETLRSYGNMSSATILFVLKAILDAPDTADGERLCAMAFGPGLTVESGLMTVVRG